One segment of Microbacterium sp. W4I20 DNA contains the following:
- a CDS encoding SDR family NAD(P)-dependent oxidoreductase, giving the protein MSEQTPDQKIVVVTGASSGIGRGAAVEIAARGMGVVITYNARPEGAEQTVEEIRGNGGTAVALPLDIARTNTLPDFTNALTRVLKSEWSTDRIHALVNNAGFGGGMSFEEMTEDAFDAYYRVLLRGPYFLTQALLPLIADGGAVVNTSSSSVWPGDTEPGYSGYAAMKGGLVIATRFLAKELAGRSIRVNSISPGPTRTRLGDNAFERFPEVIDGLAAKTAFGRIGEPADVGKVIAFLVSDDSAWITGQDIQASGGYAL; this is encoded by the coding sequence ATGAGCGAACAGACACCTGACCAGAAGATCGTCGTCGTCACCGGAGCAAGCTCCGGCATTGGACGCGGTGCCGCCGTCGAGATCGCCGCCCGCGGCATGGGCGTCGTCATCACCTACAACGCACGCCCCGAGGGAGCAGAGCAGACCGTCGAGGAGATCCGGGGAAACGGCGGCACCGCTGTCGCTCTTCCGCTCGACATCGCCCGCACCAACACCCTCCCCGACTTCACGAACGCACTCACCCGCGTGCTGAAGAGCGAGTGGAGCACCGATCGCATCCATGCGCTGGTGAACAACGCCGGTTTCGGGGGCGGCATGAGCTTCGAGGAGATGACAGAGGACGCCTTCGACGCCTACTACCGGGTGTTGCTGCGCGGCCCGTACTTTCTCACCCAAGCCCTCCTGCCCCTAATCGCGGACGGCGGCGCTGTCGTGAACACGTCCAGCAGCTCGGTGTGGCCCGGTGACACGGAGCCCGGGTATTCCGGGTACGCGGCGATGAAAGGCGGCCTGGTCATCGCCACCCGCTTCCTCGCCAAGGAACTGGCCGGTCGGTCGATCCGTGTGAACTCCATCTCCCCCGGCCCCACCCGGACCCGTCTCGGCGACAACGCCTTCGAACGTTTCCCCGAGGTCATCGATGGGCTCGCCGCGAAGACCGCGTTCGGGCGCATCGGTGAGCCGGCCGATGTCGGGAAGGTCATCGCGTTCCTCGTTTCCGATGACTCGGCGTGGATCACCGGCCAGGACATCCAGGCCTCCGGAGGGTACGCACTGTGA
- a CDS encoding low temperature requirement protein A has product MNSRRIGSGASLTRAVTSREGDRVTTLELFFDLAFVFAFTQLSRLMAQQHDALGIVQALVILALLWWAWTAYGWLTNIAHADQGVVRVAMIIGMTAMFVAGLVVLEAYDDLPGGLFGPLVFVGAYLVARATHAIVFVWLAEPALRRRTLITVALSVVPSGALLVTGALLGGPWQIWCTIAAVAIEPIVSYRTSIGIAWPVRSTAHFTERHGLIVILALGESILGIGAGAATEPISVGILSGVVLSMLICIALWWAYFTRLAGDAEHALRAVPASGRGRAATDAYTYLHLLLVGGIVLAALGLEVAMAHIESTDGLGLFGAAALSGGVACYLAGTAAFARRLLGTWNIARLTIATVFVAIAPALGLLPPLTALASVVGLLIVLFTAERHLSTAAPSSPGLSDPPDAAQ; this is encoded by the coding sequence GTGAACAGTCGCAGAATCGGTTCAGGCGCCTCGCTGACTCGGGCGGTCACCAGTCGCGAAGGCGATCGCGTCACGACGCTCGAGCTCTTCTTCGATCTCGCGTTCGTGTTCGCATTCACGCAGCTCAGCCGCCTGATGGCGCAGCAGCATGATGCGCTTGGCATCGTCCAGGCGCTGGTCATCCTTGCACTGTTGTGGTGGGCGTGGACGGCGTACGGGTGGCTCACCAACATCGCCCACGCGGACCAAGGCGTGGTGCGCGTGGCGATGATCATCGGGATGACGGCGATGTTCGTCGCCGGCCTCGTCGTCCTGGAGGCCTACGACGACCTGCCCGGCGGCTTGTTCGGCCCGCTGGTGTTCGTCGGTGCGTACCTCGTCGCCCGTGCCACTCATGCGATTGTGTTCGTGTGGCTCGCTGAACCCGCACTCCGTCGACGGACCCTGATCACCGTCGCTCTCTCTGTCGTCCCCTCCGGAGCTCTCCTCGTCACCGGGGCTCTGCTCGGTGGCCCGTGGCAGATCTGGTGCACCATCGCTGCAGTCGCGATCGAGCCGATCGTCTCCTACCGCACCAGCATCGGTATCGCCTGGCCCGTGCGCTCCACCGCCCATTTCACCGAACGGCACGGACTGATCGTGATCCTCGCCCTGGGCGAATCGATCCTCGGCATCGGCGCGGGTGCCGCAACCGAACCCATCAGTGTCGGAATCCTCAGCGGCGTCGTCCTGTCGATGCTCATCTGCATCGCGCTGTGGTGGGCCTACTTCACCCGACTGGCCGGCGACGCAGAGCACGCACTCCGGGCCGTGCCCGCTTCCGGGCGCGGCCGAGCGGCAACCGACGCCTACACCTACCTCCACCTGCTGCTCGTCGGCGGGATCGTTCTCGCCGCGCTCGGCCTCGAAGTCGCGATGGCACACATCGAATCCACCGACGGGCTCGGGCTCTTCGGCGCCGCCGCACTCAGCGGAGGAGTCGCCTGCTACCTCGCAGGAACCGCAGCCTTCGCGCGACGACTGCTCGGCACCTGGAACATCGCACGACTCACGATCGCGACAGTCTTCGTCGCGATCGCGCCGGCGCTCGGCCTACTCCCCCCTCTCACCGCACTGGCGAGTGTCGTGGGTCTCCTAATCGTGCTCTTCACCGCAGAACGGCACCTCTCGACAGCCGCACCGAGTTCCCCAGGGCTCTCCGATCCCCCAGACGCCGCACAGTGA
- a CDS encoding SDR family NAD(P)-dependent oxidoreductase, giving the protein MSVRFGTVVLTGATSGIGEATALRLASMATTLIVLGVESEQDAARVLERIRRAGSAAVHYVSADFTHLADVVQAAERVGTVAPSIDLLINDAGVPGAPERMVTSDGFERTLQVNALAPALFTRLLVPRLAEGARIVNVGSSAHRVEHFDFDDMDLGHDYTPITAYARAKLAMVTWSSLLAEEEAASSHDVIALCPGLNDTPLSTAMMGHIGGPASHGAELVLAASTATVPSGSYLENGHVVSPSAESLDPGNRARLTAVFRERLSPFVVRGNARVTP; this is encoded by the coding sequence GTGAGCGTCCGATTCGGAACAGTCGTCCTCACCGGTGCCACCAGCGGCATCGGCGAGGCGACCGCCCTCCGCCTCGCCAGCATGGCGACCACTCTGATCGTGCTCGGTGTCGAATCGGAGCAGGATGCCGCTCGTGTCCTCGAGCGGATCCGGCGCGCGGGCAGCGCCGCGGTCCACTACGTCTCGGCGGACTTCACCCACCTGGCCGACGTCGTCCAGGCGGCGGAGCGCGTCGGCACGGTGGCGCCATCGATCGATCTGCTCATCAACGACGCCGGTGTTCCTGGCGCGCCGGAGCGGATGGTCACCTCCGACGGATTCGAGCGGACCTTGCAGGTCAACGCGCTCGCACCGGCCCTGTTCACCCGCCTCCTCGTCCCCCGCCTCGCCGAGGGCGCTCGGATTGTCAACGTCGGCTCCTCCGCGCACCGTGTCGAGCACTTCGATTTCGATGACATGGACCTGGGACACGACTACACCCCCATCACCGCCTACGCGAGGGCGAAGCTGGCGATGGTGACATGGTCCTCGCTCCTCGCCGAGGAAGAGGCCGCATCGTCCCACGATGTGATCGCACTGTGTCCGGGGCTCAACGACACCCCGCTCAGCACCGCGATGATGGGACATATTGGCGGGCCCGCATCCCACGGTGCGGAGCTCGTCCTCGCCGCGAGCACGGCAACGGTTCCCTCCGGCAGCTACCTCGAGAACGGGCACGTCGTCAGCCCCAGCGCCGAGAGTCTCGATCCGGGAAACCGTGCCCGGCTCACCGCCGTGTTCCGCGAGCGCCTGTCGCCCTTCGTCGTTCGCGGCAACGCTCGGGTCACGCCGTGA